In one window of Macadamia integrifolia cultivar HAES 741 chromosome 2, SCU_Mint_v3, whole genome shotgun sequence DNA:
- the LOC122072201 gene encoding probable disease resistance protein At5g63020, whose translation MASMIIQSLIGWIPIYVIDPIRVRFRISRNLRENIEELENTAAKLDARSRDERARLEEAKRREGVFASAEANRWFTQVHKAVSDASNLKTEYEQRSRGRCLNCLRCSGYKLSKRASKLKQNIDKLYEEELKSRWSTVAMPLASTSTSQIGKGTSTSQIGKGKKMDTVSIDGQTATEKLKREIIDAVLDDRYVVVGLYGMGGIGKTTILRHVYEHFRFIDYFEFVIFVTVSATPDFVEIRKQIANSLGFEKWEDDNDLKKFLPTLLERKKYMFIVDDLWQPITDLSELCICAPTKENGCKILMASRLLPVVTRFVIRFARRDSLHTIRVNSLPPDEAWNLFVQKVGVAITSKPAIEPIAKEVLRKCGGLPLAIIVVGGTMSTRETEGEWKDAVRELEHQASSLEGIEEEVFPILMFSFEKLEPIEQSLFLYCCLFPEDFIFDKSLLYEFAIGEETMCDEMHKLGDLRNKVDVLIGKLRNSSMLEDAGEGDVKLHDVLRELGLWITSPTSSSTTNKYGYYYKFIAKAGARITEAPNPSEWNKATKISLIMNNGIESVLKLPDQCPLLHTLLLRKCTNIKIPQVHFLEQMPALRILDLRDTGITNLPSSISHLVNLRLLCLNRCANLQKLPPEIGMLIQLIWLDLSCCQGLRKLPAEMKKLKNLRHLDISLTSQLERMPHGVFSGLHKLEELDAEQSLLMLYTDSVMELSKLTPRLTSIRIPRAKIRNITISHWLKPLLLVKGMARSLHLQNCVIDPSALPDLLLEDFPDFTKFTFCQGLMQVPSYGCRELIVQCCPDLKAVLIVKESKRDAFERLNKLELDRLDQLETICNGVPLQLRCFTNLRYIEIRGCPNLKVLFTNGVIQLLKKLKSLLVYRCPQLMNIMVSNYEDLEIVDGMINAFPSLEEMLLFELPELTAICQLNLKWSRQFRRKIHLCPKLRRTRHLEWEDDKHSYENMWERERERERVKREEEEKNEKEEEDEGEEEDGGEIQLGG comes from the exons ATGGCTTCCATGATCATACAATCGTTGATAGGATGGATTCCCATATATGTAATAGATCCTATCAGAGTTAGGTTTCGGATCTCACGGAACCTTAGGGAGAACATTGAAGAATTAGAAAACACAGCAGCGAAGCTAGATGCGAGGAGTCGAGACGAACGAGCACGACTAGAAGAAGCAAAGAGGCGTGAGGGGGTTTTTGCATCAGCAGAGGCAAATCGTTGGTTCACTCAAGTTCATAAAGCTGTATCCGACGCCAGCAACCTAAAAACTGAGTACGAGCAAAGAAGTAGAGGACGATGTCTAAACTGCTTACGCTGTTCAGGTTATAAGCTCAGCAAAAGAGCGTCGAAGCTCAAGCAAAACATCGACAAATTGTATGAAGAGGAACTAAAATCTCGTTGGAGTACTGTGGCTATGCCTCTGGCTTCTACCTCTACCTCGCAGATAGGGAAAGGTACCTCTACCTCGCAGAtagggaaagggaagaagatggacACCGTTTCCATCGATGGCCAAACAGCAACAGAGAAATTGAAGCGTGAGATCATCGATGCGGTGCTGGACGAtaggtatgttgtggttgggttgTACGGTATGGGAGGTATAGGCAAAACAACAATCCTAAGACATGTCTATGAGCATTTTCGATTCATCGATTACTTTGAATTTGTCATCTTCGTTACAGTGTCAGCCACACCAGATTTTGTTGAAATACGAAAACAGATTGCGAATAGCTTGGGCTTCGAAaaatgggaagatgataatgatTTGAAAAAATTTTTGCCTACCCTtcttgaaagaaagaaatatatgttCATTGTAGACGATCTGTGGCAGCCTATTACTGATCTTAGTGAACTCTGCATTTGTGCACCAACGAAGGAGAACGGCTGCAAAATATTAATGGCGTCTCGGTTATTACCGGTGGTTACAAGGTTTGTTATCCGCTTTGCTAGGAGAGATTCTCTTCACACGATTCGAGTGAACAGCCTACCACCAGATGAAGCTTGGAATCTTTTTGTACAAAAAGTTGGTGTGGCTATTACTTCTAAACCAGCAATAGAACCCATTGCCAAGGAGGTTCTTAGAAAGTGTGGTGGATTGCCACTTGCTATCATTGTTGTTGGTGGTACAATGTCAACACGAGAAACAGAGGGAGAATGGAAAGATGCTGTACGTGAATTGGAGCATCAAGCTTCAAGTCTTGAAGGAATAGAAGAAGAGGTATTTCCAATACTCATGTTTAGTTTTGAAAAATTGGAACCTATCGAACAATCTCTCTTCTTGTATTGCTGTCTATTTCCCGAGGATTTCATCTTTGACAAATCATTATTATATGAGTTTGCCATTGGTGAAGAAACTATGTGTGATGAAATGCATAAGCTTGGAGATTTGAGAAATAAAGTTGATGTTCTGATTGGAAAGCTTCGGAATTCATCTATGCTTGAGGATGCTGGCGAAGGAGATGTTAAATTGCACGATGTGTTGCGTGAATTGGGTTTGTGGATCACATCTCCTACTTCTAGTTCTACAACAAATAAGTATGGGTACTACTACAAATTCATTGCGAAGGCAGGTGCTAGAATAACTGAGGCACCCAATCCCTCAGAATGGAACAAAGCTACTAAGATTTCATTGATTATGAATAATGGGATAGAATCTGTACTCAAATTGCCTGATCAATGTCCTCTACTGCATACATTACTCCTCCGAAAATGTACTAATATTAAGATCCCCCAAGTTCACTTCTTGGAGCAGATGCCTGCACTTCGGATACTTGATTTGCGCGACACTGGGATAACAAATTTGCCATCTTCAATATCTCATCTTGTGAATCTTCGTTTGTTGTGCTTGAATCGTTGTGCCAATCTACAAAAATTGCCACCTGAAATCGGAATGCTGATTCAGCTCATATGGTTAGATTTGAGTTGTTGCCAGGGGCTAAGAAAACTACCAGCGGAGATGAAAAAGTTGAAAAACTTAAGGCATCTGGACATCTCATTGACTTCCCAGCTTGAGAGGATGCCACATGGGGTATTTTCTGGATTGCATAAGCTAGAAGAGTTGGATGCTGAGCAAAGCTTGTTAATGTTGTACACTGATAGTGTAATGGAATTGTCTAAATTGACTCCTCGCTTGACCTCTATTAGGATTCCAAGGGCCAAAATAAGAAATATCACGATCTCCCATTGGTTGAAGCCATTATTATTAGTTAAAGGCATGGCTAGATCTTTACACCTGCAGAATTGTGTTATTGATCCTTCAGCCTTGCCGGACCTTCTTTTGGAAGACTTTCCTGACTTTACAAAGTTCACATTCTGTCAGGGTTTGATGCAGGTTCCAAGTTATGGCTGTAGAGAACTAATTGTTCAATGTTGTCCAGATCTCAAGGCAGTACTGATCGTAAAGGAATCCAAAAGAGATGCTTTTGAAAGGTTAAATAAGTTAGAACTTGATCGATTAGATCAATTGGAGACAATATGCAATGGGGTTCCACTGCAGCTTAGATGCTTTACTAATCTAAGATATATAGAAATAAGGGGATGCCCCAATCTCAAGGTGCTTTTCACTAATGGTGTAATTCAGTTACTGAAAAAGTTGAAGTCTTTACTTGTATATCGATGTCCTCAATTGATGAACATTATGGTATCAAATTATGAGGACTTGGAAATTGTcgatggaatgatcaatgcatTTCCAAGTTTGGAAGAAATGTTATTATTTGAGCTACCAGAATTGACAGCCATATGCCAGCTTAATTTGAAGTGGTCGCGTCAATTTAGAAGGAAAATTCATCTTTGTCCTAAGTTGAGGAGGACCCGACATCTAGAATGGGAAGATGATAAACACTCTTATGAAAATATGtgg gaaagagaaagagaaagagaaagagtaaaaagagaagaggaagaaaagaatgagaaagaagaagaagatgaaggggaggaggaggacgGGGGTGAAATTCAACTTGGGGGCTAG
- the LOC122071811 gene encoding cellulose synthase A catalytic subunit 2 [UDP-forming]-like: MSTMDTGGRLVAGSHNRNEFVVINADDIARVKSVKELSGEICQICGDEIEITVDGEPFVACNECAFPVCRSCYEYERREGNQACPQCKTRYKRIKGSPRVEGDEEEEDVDDLDNEFDFKGNNWSDAQHNAEATLSARLNVGRGLPADASGNSVSPNPEIPLLTYGQEDAGISSDQHALIIPPFMGNGKRVHPMPFSDSSMSYDAVQPRAMDPNKDLAVYGYGSVAWKERMEEWKKRQNEKLQVVKHQGGNGGGNYDGDDLDDPDLPKMDEGRQPLSRKLPIPSSKISPYRLIIILRLVILAFFFRYRLLNPVTDAYGLWLTSVICEIWFGLSWILDQFPKWSPIERETYLDRLSLRYEKEGKPSELAHVDIFVSTVDPMKEPPLITANTVLSILAVDYPVDKVACYVSDDGAAMLTFEALSETSEFARIWVPFCKKFNIEPRAPEWYFSQKMDYLKNKVHPAFVRERRAMKREYEEFKIRINGLVATAQKVPEEGWTMQDGTPWPGNDVRDHPGMIQVFLGQTGLRDVEGNELPRLVYVSREKRPGFDHHKKAGAMNALVRVSAIISNAPYLLNVDCDHYINNSKALREAMCFMMDPTSGKKVCYVQFPQRFDGIDRHDRYSNRNVVFFDINMKGLDGIQGPIYVGTGCVFRRQALYGFDAPKKKKAPGKTCNCWPRWCCLCCGSRKKNRKIKQKKEKKIKNRETSTQIHALENIEEGIEGVDSEKSSLMSQVKFEKKFGQSPVFVASTLLEDGGVPVGASSASLLKEAIHVISCSYEHKTEWGKEVGWIYGSVTEDILTGFKMHCHGWRSVYCIPKRPAFKGSAPINLSDRLHQVLRWALGSVEILLSKHCPIWYGYGGGLNWLERLSYINSVVYPLTSIPLIAYCTLPAVCLLTGNFIIPQISNYASIVFMALFISIAATGIIEMQWGGVSIDDWWRNEQFWVIGGVSAHVFALFQGLLKVLAGVNTNFTVTSKGGDDGEFAELYEFKWTSLLIFPTTLLIINIIGVVIGISDAISSGSNSWGPLFGKLFFAFWVIVHLYPFLKGLMGKQNRLPTIIVVWSMILASLFSLLWVRINPFISRGGITLQECGLNCDDYR; encoded by the exons ATGAGTACCATGGATACCGGTGGGCGGCTTGTTGCGGGTTCTCACAATAGAAATGAGTTCGTTGTCATCAATGCTGATGATATTGCTCGG GTGAAGTCTGTAAAAGAATTGAGTGGGGAGATTTGCCAGATATGTGGGGATGAGATTGAGATTACAGTAGATGGAGAGCCCTTTGTCGCCTGTAATGAATGTGCTTTCCCAGTCTGTAGGTCTTGCTATGAGTATGAGAGAAGAGAGGGCAATCAAGCTTGCCCTCAATGCAAAACCAGATACAAGCGCATCAAAG GCAGTCCCAGGGTTGAAGgtgatgaggaagaggaggatgTTGATGATTTGGATAATGAATTCGACTTCAAGGGTAATAATtggagtgatgcacaacataaTGCCGAGGCAACACTCTCAGCTCGCCTTAATGTTGGCCGTGGTTTGCCAGCTGATGCATCTGGGAACTCTgtgtcaccaaatcctgaaatcCCTCTCCTAACCTATGGCCAAGAG GATGCTGGAATTTCTTCTGATCAACATGCTCTGATTATACCTCCATTTATGGGCAATGGAAAACGAGTTCATCCCATGCCATTCTCTGATTCATCGATGTCCT ATGATGCAGTGCAACCCAGAGCAATGGATCCTAATAAGGACTTAGCAGTATATGGGTATGGAAGTGTGGCATGGAAGGAACGTATGGAGGAGTGGAAGAAAAGGCAGAATGAGAAATTGCAGGTGGTTAAGCATCAAGGAGGAAATGGTGGTGGGAACTATGATGGAGACGATCTCGATGATCCTGATTTGCCCAA AATGGATGAAGGAAGACAGCCTCTATCAAGAAAGTTACCGATTCCTTCCAGCAAGATCAGTCCATATAGATTGATAATAATACTCAGGCTTGTGATTCTCGCATTCTTTTTCCGCTACAGGCTTCTCAACCCAGTCACTGATGCATATGGTTTGTGGCTGACATCAGTTATTTGTGAAATATGGTTTGGGCTGTCATGGATTTTAGATCAGTTCCCCAAATGGTCCCCGATTGAGCGGGAGACGTACCTTGATCGGTTGTCGCTGAG aTATGAGAAAGAAGGGAAGCCTTCTGAGCTAGCCCATGTTGACATATTTGTTAGTACGGTTGATCCTATGAAAGAACCTCCACTTATCACCGCAAATACTGTTCTATCCATTCTTGCTGTGGATTATCCAGTTGACAAAGTCGCATGCTATGTATCTGATGATGGTGCTGCCATGCTTACGTTTGAAGCTCTCTCTGAGACATCTGAGTTTGCAAGGATATGGGTTCCGTTCTGCAAAAAATTTAATATTGAGCCCCGTGCACCAGAATGGTATTTCTCTCAAAAGATGGATTATCTGAAAAACAAAGTCCATCCTGCCTTTGTTAGGGAACGGCGTGCAATGAAG AGGGAATATGAAGAGTTCAAGATTCGGATAAATGGGTTGGTTGCTACGGCACAGAAAGTTCCTGAGGAGGGTTGGACAATGCAAGATGGAACACCATGGCCGGGGAACGATGTACGGGATCATCCGGGAATGATCCAG GTATTTCTTGGGCAAACTGGTCTTCGTGATGTTGAAGGAAATGAATTACCACGTCTCGTTTATGTTTCTCGTGAGAAGCGACCAGGATTTGATCACCACAAAAAAGCTGGGGCCATGAATGCTTTG GTGAGGGTCTCGGCAATCATTTCCAATGCTCCTTATCTTCTGAATGTTGATTGCGATCACTATATAAACAACAGCAAGGCACTTAGAGAAGCCATGTGCTTCATGATGGATCCGACATCAGGAAAGAAAGTCTGCTATGTGCAGTTTCCTCAACGGTTTGATGGGATTGATCGCCATGATAGATATTCGAATCGCAATGTCGTATTCTTTGAT ATCAACATGAAAGGACTAGATGGGATCCAGGGACCAATCTATGTTGGAACAGGATGTGTTTTCAGAAGGCAGGCACTGTATGGATTCGATGCCCCTAAAAAGAAGAAAGCTCCTGGCAAGACATGCAACTGCTGGCCTAGATGGTGCTGCCTTTGTTGTGGGTCTAGGAAGAAGAACAGGAAAATTAagcaaaagaaggagaagaaaataaagaacagaGAAACCTCAACACAGATACATGCCCTTGAAAATATTGAAGAAGGGATCGAAG GAGTAGATAGTGAAAAATCATCCCTCATGTCCCAAGTAAAGTTTGAGAAAAAATTTGGTCAGTCTCCTGTTTTCGTAGCTTCCACACTTCTAGAAGATGGTGGAGTTCCTGTGGGAGCCAGTTCTGCATCTCTTTTAAAAGAAGCCATCCATGTTATTAGTTGCAGCTATGAACATAAGACAGAATGGGGAAAAGAG GTTGGGTGGATATATGGCTCCGTCACAGAGGATATCCTCACAGGGTTCAAGATGCACTGTCATGGGTGGCGCTCTGTATACTGCATACCCAAAAGGCCAGCATTTAAGGGTTCAGCACCCATCAATCTCTCGGATCGTCTACACCAGGTTCTTCGTTGGGCGCTTGGATCTGTTGAGATTTTATTGAGCAAGCATTGTCCAATCTGGTATGGATATGGGGGTGGTTTGAATTGGCTGGAACGACTTTCCTACATAAACTCGGTGGTTTATCCGTTGACGTCTATTCCCTTGATTGCATACTGTACGTTGCCAGCTGTCTGTCTTCTCACTGGGAATTTCATCATCCCCCAG ATTAGCAACTATGCTAGCATTGTGTTCATGGCTCTCTTCATATCTATAGCTGCAACAGGCATCATTGAGATGCAGTGGGGAGGTGTCAGCATAGATGACTGGTGGAGGAACGAGCAATTTTGGGTGATTGGTGGTGTCTCAGCACATGTCTTTGCTCTCTTCCAGGGTCTGCTCAAGGTTTTGGCTGGGGTCAACACTAACTTCACTGTTACATCCAAAGGAGGTGATGATGGTGAATTCGCAGAGCTATACGAATTCAAGTGGACATCATTGTTGATTTTTCCCACAACATTGCTTATCATTAACATAATTGGGGTGGTCATTGGCATTTCTGATGCTATAAGCAGTGGGTCTAATTCGTGGGGCCCACTGTTTGGTAAGCTGTTCTTTGCCTTTTGGGTTA